Below is a genomic region from Flavobacterium ginsengisoli.
ATCAAAAATTGGAACGTTTAAGTCGCCTTCTTTTATTACCAACGGAATTTCAGTACATCCTAAAATAATCCCTTCAGCTCCATTTTTAATCAATTCATTTGCAATTTCTAGATAACGCTTTTTTGTTTCTTCGGTTGCAATTCCTCTTCCAAGTTCTTCAAAAATGGTATAATGGATAAAATCTTTATCAGCTTCCGAATTTGGAATTATAGTTTCAATTCCTTTTTCAGCAAGTTTGTCTTTAAAGAAATCTAATTCCATAGTAAACTTTGTCCCTAACAAACCTACCTTTTTTATTTCTTTCTTTTGGATTTCAATTGCTGTTTCTTCTGCAATATGAATAAGAGGAATATCAATAGCTTGCTGTAATCTATCAGCAATTAAATGCATCGTATTGGCGCATAAAAGAATCGCTTCTGCCCCACCCGATTTTAATACTTCTGCAGCTTTAAAAAGCATATTAAAAGTAGAATCCCAATCGTTGGCATCGTTATTCTTTTTAATATCGGCATAATTAAAAGAGTAAATTAGACATTCAGAGAAATTCAGTCCACCGAGTTTTTCATTAATTCCTTTATTAATTAAAGTATAATAATCAGAAGTAGAAACCCAGCTGATTCCACCAATAAGCCCAATTTTCCTCATATAAGTTTTTTTTATATTATTGAATTTCTTTGATTCCTTTTACAAAAAGCCATTTCATAAAAAGCTTTTCACCATCTTTGGTTCTCACAGCTTGAAATTTAGGTCCAATAATAGTTCCAATTACAAACGCAGTCATCGGAATCCAAATTCCAGTTAATCCTGTGTAAGCCGCAATCAAATATCTAAATGCAAGAAAAAGGATTGCAAAAGCTCGCTAATTGATATAAAAAAGCTCGTAGTTGTAGTTTTGACATTTTTTTTATAGTTGCTAAGGTTCTGAGATGCTAAGATGCTAAGTTTTTCTCCTTGCCGCTTATAATCTTAGAAACTTAAATTTATTTTAAATTATATTTTTCATTTTACCAAAATTCTTAGCATCTCAGAATCTTAACATCTTAGAATCTTAGACCTGAAATTTTGTTCTTTTACTTCCTTCGTACATTTCGTATTTTACCAAACGAGCTTCAAGACTTGCATTAAAAAGTTTGATTTTTCTTGAAGGTTTTAATCCAACAAATTTTAACGCTTCTAGATTGGCTGTTATAAACCAAGCGTCTGTACCTGGATAATTTTTCTTCAAAGTATCTCCAATACTAGCATAAAATCTTTCCATGTGAATATCTAAACGCTCATCATAAGGCGGATTAAAAACGATATGAAGTTTACCTTCTGTTTCTTTTTCCGTGTCAAAGAAGTTCTCTTCAAAAACAGTTACATAATCCTCCAAATTGGCATTTCTGATATTGTCTTTGGCTTTGCTAACCGCACTTGGCGCTTTATCAAAACCTTTAATTGTAAAATGAAACTCTCTTGTCTTTTTCATTAAACTATCTACAATTGTATCAAATAGATCATTATCCCAATCTTTCCATTTTTCGAAAGCAAATTCTTTTCTGTTGATGTTTGCTGGAATATTGCAAGCAATCATAGCGGCTTCTGCCAAAAAAGTTCCAGAACCACACATTGGATCAAGGAAATGACTTTGTCCATCCCAACCCGATAATAAAAGAATTCCAGCAGCCAACACCTCATTAATAGGCGCAATATTGGTAGCAGTTCTATAGCCACGCTGATGAAGCGATGCTCCAGAAGTATCTAAAGCTACAGAAACCTGATCTCTATCAATATGAATATTAATACGCAAATCTGGATGCTGTTTATCAATACTCGGACGTTGTCCTGTTCTTTCTCTAAACTGATCTACAATCGCATCTTTACATTTCTGAGAAACAAATTCAGAATGATTGAAATAAGTAGAATGCACTGTAGTATCGATCACAAAAGTTTGATTAGCATTTAAATATTTAGACCAGTTTAACCCAGAAATTCCCTTGTACAAAGCTTGCTCATTATTAGCTCTAAAAAAATAAATTGGCTTTAAAACTTTAAGAGCTGTACGCAAAGACAAATTGGCTTTATACATAAAACCTTTATCACCTTTAAAGCTCACCATTCTCACACCTTTTTCAACATCCTGAGCGCCAAGTGTGCGTAATTCTTTTTCTAATATTTCTTCAAAGCCAAAAAAACATTTGGCAATCATTTTAAAATTTTCTTCCATTTCTTTTTTAATTAAAAAAAGCCAATCGCTATAACATTTTATTATACTGGTATAAACACGTATCGAAGCGAAATAGTTATTTTTCGGCAAAAATACACTAAATTTGCCGGACTTTTGAATTAATTGAAATAGAATAAATGTCTGAAAAACATAACGCACCAATCCAGAATCAAGAAGACGACAATCAAAACTGGTATTCTTCGTGGTTTGACACGCCATATTATCACATTCTTTATAAGGATCGTAATTATCGTGAAGCTCAGGTTTTCATGGACAATTTAACGCATTATCTTAATTTGCCTGAGAAAGCAAAAGTATTGGATTTAGCATGCGGAAAAGGCCGTCATTCTATTTATTTAAATCAATTGGGCTACGATGTTTTGGGAGCAGATTTGTCTGAAAATAGCATTGCCGAAGCTAGCAAAAACAGCAACGAAACACTTCATTTTAAAGTGCACGATATGCGCGAACCTTTTGAAGAAAAATTTGATGCTATTTTTAATCTTTTTACCAGTTTCGGTTACTTCGAAAGCGACGACGACAACCTAACAACTTTAAAAGCAATTAAAGAAAGTTTATCTGAATACGGCTTTGCAGTCATTGACTTTATGAACGTGCCAAACGTTATTGAAAATCTTGTTCCTGAAGAAATAAAAACGGTTGATGAAATAGATTTTCACATCAAAAGATATCTTGAAGATGGTCATATCTTTAAAGAAATTGATTTTGAAGACCAAGGCAGAAAATATCATTTTACAGAAAAAGTAAAAGCACTAACTTTGAAAGACTTTCAAGATTTAATGGACGAAGCTGGAATTTTCCTTCTAGACATTTTTGGAGACTATAAACTCAAAAAATTCCATAAAACCGAAAGCGAAAGATTAATCATGATTTTTAAGTAAATTGGTTAATCGTTTAATTGTTTAACCGTTTAACCGTTTAATCGCTAAACAAAAAAACAATTAACCGATTAAACGAATCAACGATTAAACAAAATAAAAATGAACTATTTATTACCCTTATTTTCTGTACTTTTAGGATATGGCATAGCTTTATTCATAAAACCAGAAAACAAAAATAATTTAAAATTACTACTCGCATTTAGCGGTTCTTTTTTATTGTCGTTAACCGTAATGCATCTTCTACCAGATGTTTACGAATCGCACAATCATAATATCGGAATCTTTATAATGGTCGGAATTTTATTTCAGATCGTACTCGAATTTTTCTCAAAAGGTGCCGAACACGGACACGTTCACGGACATGCAAAAATGTCTCAAATTCCGTGGCTTTTGTTTATCAGTCTTTGCATTCATGCCTTTTTAGAAGGTTTTCCGGTTAGTCATCATCATGGTTTAGCAGTCGGAATTGCCATTCACCATTTGCCAATTGCGGTTATTTTAACGACATTTTTCATTAATGCCGATTTAAATAAAAAAGCCATTTTTGTCTTCATGCTGACTTTTGCACTCATGACACCGTTAGGAACTGTAGCTTCAGAATATTTGCCTTTTTTAAGTAAATATTACACCGAAATAACAGCAATCGTAATCGGAATTTTATTCCATATTTCATCAACAATCATTTTTGAAAGCGGCGAAGGACATAAATTCAATGTTGCAAAAGTTTCTATGATTGTACTAGGAATTTTATTGGCATTCTTTTTAAAATAAATTGATTAGGCAATGAGTCAATTAGATACTTTAATAATTTTCTAATTGACTCATTATCTAATTATCAAATTTAGTTAGCTCTCTTTCTCTCCTCTTGATTTCCAAAATTACGCTCCTTCACGTTAATTTTTTTATTTCCGAAATTGTAAATCACAGACAAACGCACAAAACGATTGCTTTCATTTTGACTATAAACCTGTTTCACGCCATTTACAACCGAAGTAAAATCTTTTAAATAAGAAGTATTAAAAATATCATTGGCCAAGAATGCAATCTGAAGTGTTTTATTCAACAAATCCTGTTTGAAACCAATATCAAAACTTGAAACATAACCAACCTCATACAAACCACTTTTAAAAGGCGAACTATAATTAAAATCAACTTGAAGTTTCGTGTTTTTTCCTAAAACGAAAGTATTATTCGTTGTAAAATCAATTTGTAAACTGTTTGATGGCGTTGCATTAATATCTTTTATAAACTTTGTTTCTGAACCCAAAAAGTATAAGGTATTTTCACTTTGCCACCAATCTGCCAAAGTTGCCGAATAAGTTTCGCCTAAACCATAATTTAAGCCTTTATAATAGTTTTCGCGAGTTACAATCTGCGTATTCGTTTCTGGATTTGAAGTAAAAACAACCCCGTATCCGTTTGTAATAGCGTTTACAAAAATACTTGTTCTTAAAACCTCTTTATAAGAATGCGCCAATTCAAAATTATCACTAAATGAAGGCTTTAAAAACGGATTTCCTTCAGAATAACTATTGCTATTAATATAAACTCTAAACGGATTCAGCAAATCAAAACGCGGTCTATTGATTCTCTTTCCATAATTCAAACTAAAAGTATTGTTGTCATTCTTTTTGTACGAAGCATAAAAAGTTGGAAATAGCTTTAAATAATCATTTACATTTTCCTGATTCATCGTTTCAGAAAATCCGTTAGTCTGCGTATTTTCAAGTCTTAAACCCATTTGCAAACTCCACTTTTCATTTATTTTTTTATCTCCGTTAATATAAACAGCCTGATTATTCTCAGTGTATTTAAATCGATTTGACTGACTAAGATCTAATTCTGGTATTCCTGTAATTGTATTATAAAAAACCACATCGCTTATACTATTTGTAAAGCTCATTTTTGCTCCATAAGACAAATTAAAAGCTTGAAACGGATGTTCCATATCTGCCTTAAAACTCCAGTTATCAATATCTTGATTCGAAATATTTCGTCCTGCCTGATTGATATCGATAAATTCCATATCTGAATTATAATTGTTCGCTATAAAATCTCTATCGAATTTTGAATTATAATTGAAATAATCCACATCAAAAGATAATTTTCTATTTAAAGAATCTAATTTGGTAATCAAATGCGCATTATACGTTTGATTTTTAGAACCTTTATCTGTAAAACTTTTATTTAATGTTACATTCTGCAATTCGTTTTCTATATTATATTTTTCGATTCTAATATCCGATCCAAAATCAGGATTATTTCTGTCATTCATAAACTGAAAACCAATTGTTGTGCGTTTAGACAAATCGTAATCTAAAGCTAATTTTCCTGAAAAACTCTCGTTTTTAACTTTTGTATCGGCATCCATTTTTGAAAGACCGTCAGGAAAATACATATCTAGGTTTTCTATAGAATTTTTATATCCTGTTCTGCCATTCACACTTGCTGAAAATCTAAACTTATTTTTGCTGTAGAAGAAATTATCTCTCAAAGTATAAATTCCGTATTTATTCTGGTCGTAAGAAACTGTAGTCGAATTTTTCCATGAATCGCGAACTCCTTTTTTCATAATAATATTAATCAAACCTCCTGTTCCATCGGCTTCATATTTTGCAGGCGGATTGCTTATCACTTCAATATTTTTAATGTCAGCGACCGAAATAGATTTCAAGAAATTATTCAATTCTTCACCAGTCAATTCAATCAAACGTCCGTCGATCATAACACGCGAAGTTCCTTTTCCTAAAATGGTTATTACATCATTTTTAACTACAACTCCAGGCGCTGTATTAATGGCACTTAACGCATCTCCGCCAGTTGTTGTTACATTATTTTCTAGGTTGTAAACCAAACGATCTGTTTTCTGTTCGATAGTCTTCTTTTTAGACTGAACCACAACTTCGACCAATTTGGTTTCGTTCTCTTTGAGAACAATAGTTCCTAAATCTGTATTTTTTTCTAAAGAAATTTCTTTTTCATAAGCAGTAAAACCTAAAAGGCTAATTTCAATTTTATAAAATCCATTTTTAAGATTTACTTCAAAAGAGCCATCTTCTTTAGTTGTAGTTCCATCAATAATTTTTCCTTCCATATTTACTATCGAAATTTCGGCCCATTCTAAAGATTTGGTTTCGCTAGCTACTTTTCCTTTTAATGTTGATTGCGCTAAACAAAATAAAGGCAATAGTAATAAGATTAGGAGATTTAATTTTTTCATGATTTCTAATTTTAACTTGTTCGATTAATTTGAAGCAAAGTTGCCTTAGAAAATCTCCTTACGCGACCGACAAAAAAAAGTCGAACCATTTTCTCCCGTAGAAATTGGTTCGACTTTATGCGATAAGGCGTTCGACTTTTTACAAAGCCTTTATTTTCAACCTTTCCTGTACGCTGTCGGAGTTAAATTGGTATATTTTTTAAATGAAGTATTAAAAGAAGATTTGGAGTTAAAACCAACTTCGTACAATATTTCTAGAACCGTAAGCTGACTTTTGGTTTGATCTTTTAAAATATGCATCGCTTTTTGAATGCGATATTCATTCACAAAATCAAAAAAATGCTGATCGATATGATGATTAATTAAAATAGATAAATCGCGAACTGGAATATTTATTTGATTAGCCAATTCTTGAATGGTAAGCGACGGATCAAGAAAGGGTTCTTTCTCTGTCATATATTGTTTTAATGTAGCTATTTGAGTGCCGATCAAATCATTTTGTTTATTGACTGTTTCTGGCTTTTCTTCAATTTCTGGAAGAATATCTTTCGTTAATACTAATTTAGAATTTACACCTCTAAAAAGTTCTGGATGTTTCAATGCTTTCATTATAAACCAGCAAGTTATAAATAGCGCTATTGTTCCAACCAATACGTTTGCCCATAGAAAAATTTCTCTAAAACCGCTGTATCGCAGTACATTTTTTAAAGCTACAATAGAATGTGCGATTAGAAATACGCACGTCATTTGAAAAAGAAATTTATAAGCCGAAATACTTGGATTGGCGTAATTTTCCAGATAGATTTCTTTATATTTTTTTAGAATTAAAAATACACTTACAATATAAAAGACATATTGAAATTCGATTAAAATCTGAATAAAATAAATCTCAGACATTGAATTTAGTGGCCCAATAAAACTTCCTTCGTTTATACTTGAATATATTCTGGGTATAAAAATTAAATTAACAATTACAAAAGGAAGCACATGAACCAAATGTTTCCATTTTAGGCGAAAATCAGAATAACAAACCGCCAATACATACAAGTAGAACGATGGCATTCCTAATAAACAGAATGTCGATCTGAAAATTTCCAGATTTCGATGATCTTCTGTATATAAGTACATAAAAAATCCGCTGAGATCAATGGCTGAAAAAATAAAAAAGAAAGCAAATAAACGATTGGCTAATTTATTTTCAGTTTTTACCGTCAGCAAAAAAAATGCCATCAGCAAAGAAACAAAAACACAAATTCGGGCAATTCCCTCTAGCAAAACTAATTTATCCATCCATCTTTTAATATTAAACAAATATAATATTTTCGTTTTTGTAACAAAGCCTAATTAAAACCGTCTTTAAAGGGAAAAAATAGAAGAAAAAAAATGATTTTAAATCTCTGAGACTTTGCAAGATTGAGATAAATTATATTAATTTTGACGAGTCTAAATAACGATAAAATGACATTTACGAAAACCACTGAACAAGCCTCAAAATATGAACATTTAGAGAAGATGTCTGTTCATGAATTGTTATCCAATATAAATCAAGAAGACAAAACTGTGCCTTATGCAGTCGAAAAAGCTTTGCCCCAAATAGAAGCTTTGATTCCGCAAATAGTAGCAAAATTAAAGCTTGGCGGCAGATTGTTTTATATTGGAGCAGGAACTTCTGGCCGACTTGGTGTTGTTGATGCTTCAGAATGTCCGCCAACTTTTGGCGTTCCTTTTGATTTAGTAAATGGCATTATTGCAGGTGGCGACACAGCCATTAGACGTGCAGTAGAAAACGCTGAAGATAGTACAACAAATGCTTGGATCGATCTTCAAAATCATAATATCAATTCAAACGATGTGGTTATCGGAATTGCTCGCTTCTGGTACAACTCCATATGTTATTAGCGGTTTAGAAACTTGTAATGAGAATAATATTGTTACAGGATGTATTACTTGTAATGCTGGAAGTCCGTTGGCTTTGACAGCTCAATTTCCTATTGAAGTTGTAGTTGGACCAGAATTTGTAACTGGAAGTTCAAGAATGAAAGCTGGTACTGCGCAGAAATTGGTTTTAAATATGATTTCTACTGCGGCAATGATTCAGCTAGGAAAAGTAAGAGGCAATAAAATGGTCGACATGCAGTTAAGCAATGTGAAATTGGTTGACCGAGGCGTAAAAATGATTATGGACGAAATTTCAGTTTCGTACGACGAAGCTTCTGAATTATTGAAAAAATATGGCGACGTAAGAAATGCTGTTGATAATTATAAAAAATAAAAGGTTTTCTGTGTGGTCATTTAACCGAACAGTACACTAAGATTTATGCAAGGTTCGCAAGGTTTTTGTCCAAAACTTTGCGAACTTTGCCGTTATAAAAGCCTCGCATATAAAAAAACTTGGCGTACTTTGCGGTAAAATACAAGCCAACAACTTGAAACCTGAAACTTGAAACAAAAAACATGGCAACAAACAAACAATTATTAGGAAAAGGAATTAAATATTTGACAGGTGCATTGCCTTTGATGTTTCTTGGGCCATCGTTGATTTACAATGCTTTTCAAAATCAAGGCAACAATTGGCATTATCTGGTTTTAGGAATTGGAATTGCGACCTGTTTGAGTTCTATGGTTTTGATCTTTTTGGGATTGAAAATCATAATGAAAGGGATTTTTAATGACTAAATAATAAAACTAATTCAAACCTAACAGGTTTTAAAAACCTATTAGATTTAATATTTATAAAAAAATGGAAGGCATAATTCACATTCAGAAAACATTTGAGAAAATTGTTTATATCGATAAAAAAATAAACAATCGTGAGTTTGAAGATTGTGTCTTTAAAAACTGTGACTTTTCTAACAGTAATTTCAATTCTAACACTTTCCTCGACTGCGAATTTATTGATTGTAATCTCTCAATGACTAGCTTGGCTGGAACAAGTTTAAAAAACGTCACTTTTAAAAACTGCAAACTTTTAGGAATTGCATTTAACGAATGCGATGATTTTTTATTTCAAGTTTATTTTGATGAATGCGTTTTGGATTACGCGCTATTTTCTAATAAAAAAATGCCGAAAACCAAATTCATTAATTCTTCTGTTCGTGAAGTTACTTTCATCGGAACTAATTTAACAAGCTCTGTTTTTGACAACTGCAACCTTGACGGTGCAATATTCAACGAAACACAATTAGCATCGGTCAATTTTAAAACGGCATACAATTACAAAATTGATCCTGAATTTAATCCGATGAAAAAAGCACAATTTTCTACCGAAGGAATTGTCGGGTTATTAGATAAATACGATATTAAAATTGTGTAGCAAATTATTTTTCTATTGTTCGGAGCGCTTTTTTTATAATGTACAGCGTTTCTTTTACAGGGCTTTCGCGTTTCCATCTTTCACATAAATTCTTTACAAAATCTGGTCTTGTTTTACTGGCATCATTCAACCAGTTTCCAACACTATTCTGCACATATTTTGAAGAATCAGATTTTAGGGAATCTAAAATTTTCAAAGCTAATTCTGGTCTTTTCTTAAGTTCTTCAATATGTTCGCACCAAACTCCTCTTGGTCTTGTTGCTTCGGTTGCAAAGCGTCGAATATTTTCGTCTTTACTAGAAGTCCATTCAGATAAGATTTCAAGGCTTTTTTCTAAATTATTCAGAATATTGGAACGAATTGCCAACCAAGAAATTTCCCTTACACCAAAATGTTTGTCTGCCGCCAAAAACTGAATTTGTTCTAACACTTCTTCTATGTTTAATTCAGATTTTTTTCCAATTGTATAAGCAGACCAACATCGCACCAAATCAGATTTATGGTTTGAAATAGTTGAAATTATATCAGAATCATTATTAAGAATTGATTCTGTCAATATTCCTGTGCCAATTGTTTCATTTATGGTATTGACAGTTTGCTTTTTCAAATTTCTAATATCCATTAAAATAGGTTCCAGATATTCCATCCGATTAGACTCTCTCAAAACATTTTCTAAAAGCTTAGTTTGATTTACTGCTAGCCATTCTATAAGATTAGCAGTTTCAATTTCACCTTTATTAAGCTGTTCTAAAACTAAAACAGGAATATCTTTTATCGATCTTGCTCCTTTACGTTTTACTTCATTCATAGTTTTTAATTTGACTAGCGCAATGTTCTATCATGCTTTAAAAATTTGATTATTTTTGTAAATATCGGAAAGCTTGATAACACTGGCAATACCGCATATTTTTATCCCATAGAGATATAAAAGTCAATTTTATGCAAACAAAGGAACAAAGCACAGAAAATAAAATTTGTCCATTAGAAATTGCTGTAAATACCATCAGCGGAAAATGGAAAATCCCAATTGTATGGCAGATTAATGATGGCAAAAAAAGACCTAGTGAATTTTTACGTGGCATTGCAAAAGTAGATCGGCGTGTTTTAAATCAGCAATTGAATGAAATGGTCGAAGACGGGATATTGGTAAAACAATCTTTTAATGAACTTCCTCCCCGAGTTGAATATTCTTTGACCGAAACGGGAAAACAACTAGTAGAAATTCTCTGGAAATTAAATGATTGGGGGAAAATACTTATTCGGGAAAACAAAATTGAACTTCAATCTTAAAATAGCGAACCATGAAAGCTGATGAATCTTATTTAGAAAGCGTTAAAAAACAATTTTTATATTATAAAATACTTGGCGAAAAAGCAATCGATCAACTCGAACCAACACAGCTTTTTGTTTCGTTTAATGACGACACCAATAGCATTGCTACTATTGTAAAACATATTTCAGGAAATATGCTTTCACGCTGGACAGATTTTCTAACTTCTGACGGAGAAAAAGAATGGCGAAACCGTGATGCCGAATTTGAAAATGATTTACAATCGAAAGAAGAAGTTCTTGAACTTTGGAATAAAGGCTGGAATTGTTTAGAAAATGCTTTACAAAGTTTAAAACCAGAACAACTTTCAGACATTATTTACATCCGAAATGAGGGTCATACAGTTATAGAAGCCATAAATCGTCAATTGGCACATTATCCTTATCATGTTGGACAGATTGTTTTTTATGCCAAACAATTGAAAAACAGTTCATGGAATAGTTTGTCGATTCCGAAAAATAAATCAGGAAATTATAACGCTGAAAAGTTTGCCAAGGAAAAAGAAATCAAGAACTTTACAGACGAAGAATTAAAAAGATTGAAATGATAGAATATTATGCAAATTTTGGCGGGACATGTTGGTGGATCTTAATTAAATTCTGTAAAACAAACTTAACCGAAGAGCAGAGTTCTAAAAATAAAAAACGGAATTTACTTTTTTTGACTTTTATAACTCTTGTAATTTTCTTTTTTATTCTTTAATTAAAAAAGAACTTCTAAAAACCTAAGCCATAGCCCTGATGGAAGCGACATCCTTTTGTGGTGGGGTTCACCACAAAAGATACAGCGTACAGCAGGATTAGCTCCTAAAAAACAACTTATTCAAAATGAAAAAAATTATATTCTTATTTCCTTTTCTTGCTTTAGTATCTTGCTATAATGCAGAGCATAATTGCAAAGATTTTAAAACTGGAAAATTCAAATTTGAAACGGAAGTCAATGGCGAAAAAAAAACTACTTTTTTTGAACGTAAAGACGACATCGAAATTGAAACTTTTGAAGGAAAAACTGATACCGCAACCATTCGTTGGGTAAGCGATTGCGAATATGTTCTCCAGAAAAAACATCCAAAAAATATGGCTGAGGAAAAAGCAATCAGCATGAAAATTTTAACGACTTCTAAAGATTCTTATACTTTTGAATTTGGCTTGGTTGGTTCTGAAGAAAAACAGCGAGGCACCGTTTACAAAGTTGATTAAATAATTAAGCTTTTTTGCTACAAAGGCACAAAGACGCCAAGGACTTATTTCTTTGCGACTTTGTGCCTTTGTGGCAAATTATTATAATGTGTTTCTTTTACATTTCTATTTTAAATAGTACATTAGAACTTTAATCTAACCAAATGAAAAATACCATTTCGCAAAGGGTTGCTGATTTTTTAAAGAATTATCCGCCGTTTAATTTTCTTCATCAGAAAGACTTAGAAAAGCTATCTGAACAAATTTCTATTATTTATAAAGAAAAAGATGCTGTGATTTTTGCTGAAAATGACAAAACGCATGATTCTTTTTATGTGGTTCATAAAGGTGCCGTTGCTCTTAAAAAAGTACTAAAAATACAGTTTTAGACATGTGTGACGAAGGTGATATTTTTGGATTACGTCCGCTTTTAGCGCAAGAAAACTATATTATGGAGGCTGTCGCGCATGAAGAAAGCATTTTATATGCCATTCCGATTGCGGTTTTTAAACCTTATGCTCTAGAAAATAGAAATGTTGGTAATTTCTTGATTGAAAGTTATGCCTCTAACACACGAAATCCATATTCTGACATTCATAAAGATAAATTATATGGTGACGATGATCAGCTTCACGAAAATCTTCATTCCAGCAATCATTCTTTTGACTTAGCACCTATAAAATATTCTAAAAAAATTGTGACCTGCAGTCCATCAACTACAGTAAAGGATGTTGCAAAAATCATGAATAAAAAGA
It encodes:
- a CDS encoding winged helix-turn-helix transcriptional regulator; protein product: MQTKEQSTENKICPLEIAVNTISGKWKIPIVWQINDGKKRPSEFLRGIAKVDRRVLNQQLNEMVEDGILVKQSFNELPPRVEYSLTETGKQLVEILWKLNDWGKILIRENKIELQS
- a CDS encoding DNA alkylation repair protein, producing MNEVKRKGARSIKDIPVLVLEQLNKGEIETANLIEWLAVNQTKLLENVLRESNRMEYLEPILMDIRNLKKQTVNTINETIGTGILTESILNNDSDIISTISNHKSDLVRCWSAYTIGKKSELNIEEVLEQIQFLAADKHFGVREISWLAIRSNILNNLEKSLEILSEWTSSKDENIRRFATEATRPRGVWCEHIEELKKRPELALKILDSLKSDSSKYVQNSVGNWLNDASKTRPDFVKNLCERWKRESPVKETLYIIKKALRTIEK
- a CDS encoding DNA topoisomerase IV, coding for MKKIIFLFPFLALVSCYNAEHNCKDFKTGKFKFETEVNGEKKTTFFERKDDIEIETFEGKTDTATIRWVSDCEYVLQKKHPKNMAEEKAISMKILTTSKDSYTFEFGLVGSEEKQRGTVYKVD
- a CDS encoding DUF1572 family protein, with the protein product MKADESYLESVKKQFLYYKILGEKAIDQLEPTQLFVSFNDDTNSIATIVKHISGNMLSRWTDFLTSDGEKEWRNRDAEFENDLQSKEEVLELWNKGWNCLENALQSLKPEQLSDIIYIRNEGHTVIEAINRQLAHYPYHVGQIVFYAKQLKNSSWNSLSIPKNKSGNYNAEKFAKEKEIKNFTDEELKRLK